A window of the Streptococcus sp. 116-D4 genome harbors these coding sequences:
- a CDS encoding heavy metal translocating P-type ATPase, which produces MKKEYVLRGIDCGNCAAKIERAVNQLEQVESATVNLIAQKLTLETKSEDGIDKEIIDLVDAIEPGIEVISDKKEEALPEKRDWAKELLLAVTILFAFGFFLPEEYFWIRLVYYLTLYIIIGHKVLIKMVQNIQRGNIFDENFLMSIATLGAFLLGEFPEAVAVMLFYQIGEYFQDKATSQSRQSIAQLMDIRSDKAWRLEGGEAVQVDPETVRVADHILVKPGEKVPLDGLVRKGRSILDTSALTGESLPREIGVGEDITSGVINLTSPLVIEVRKTFSQSTVNKILELVENASNKKAETERMITRFSRVYTPVVVGIAFLLASLPPLLGLGEWSTWLYRALTFLVISCPCALAVSVPMSFFGGLGGASKLGVLVKGGNYLEALAKLDTVVFDKTGTITKGIFAVDTVVNAEGIEDNILYLAAHLESYSNHPIANSIRTAYGQEVDENRVSQITELPGQGMSGRIDGRQLYLGNARLMEVQGIAYPAIDSTGTVLYLAEDSHFLGYFLITDQVKETSIEALKDLQAVGIKKTVLLSGDRQAVVDEFAQQFAFNDAFGDCLPQDKVSTFEEILTQSQQAVAFVGDGVNDAPVLARADVGIAMGGLGSDAAIESADVVLMDDDLGKLPQVIRLAKKTVRIARQNMTLAIVVKLIFLVLSGLGISNMWEAIFADVGVTLLAVWNALRTLRIDTSTLSK; this is translated from the coding sequence ATGAAGAAAGAGTATGTACTTCGGGGAATTGACTGTGGCAATTGTGCTGCTAAGATTGAACGTGCTGTCAATCAATTGGAGCAGGTAGAATCTGCCACTGTCAATCTGATAGCTCAAAAGCTGACTTTGGAAACAAAAAGCGAAGATGGGATAGATAAGGAAATTATTGACTTAGTAGATGCTATTGAACCTGGAATCGAAGTGATCAGTGATAAAAAGGAAGAGGCACTTCCAGAAAAACGAGATTGGGCGAAAGAGCTGCTACTTGCTGTTACGATTCTATTTGCCTTCGGCTTTTTCCTGCCAGAGGAGTATTTCTGGATTCGTCTGGTCTATTATCTGACCCTATATATCATTATCGGTCATAAGGTTCTTATCAAGATGGTTCAAAATATTCAACGTGGCAATATTTTTGATGAAAACTTTTTGATGAGTATCGCGACCTTAGGAGCCTTTCTCTTGGGAGAATTTCCAGAGGCAGTAGCCGTCATGCTTTTTTATCAGATTGGGGAGTATTTCCAAGACAAGGCCACCTCTCAATCTCGTCAGTCCATTGCACAATTGATGGATATTCGGTCGGATAAGGCTTGGAGACTAGAGGGGGGAGAAGCCGTTCAAGTAGACCCTGAAACAGTAAGGGTTGCGGACCATATTTTAGTTAAGCCTGGGGAGAAGGTGCCCCTAGATGGTCTGGTCAGAAAAGGTCGTTCTATTCTGGATACGTCAGCCTTGACAGGAGAATCACTGCCTAGGGAAATTGGCGTTGGTGAGGACATTACAAGTGGTGTGATCAATTTGACTAGTCCATTGGTAATTGAAGTGAGAAAGACTTTTTCGCAATCAACGGTCAACAAAATTTTGGAATTAGTTGAAAATGCAAGCAATAAAAAAGCGGAGACGGAACGGATGATCACACGTTTTTCGCGTGTGTATACACCAGTGGTTGTCGGAATCGCTTTTCTGCTTGCAAGCCTGCCTCCCTTGCTTGGTTTAGGGGAGTGGTCGACTTGGCTTTATCGGGCACTTACCTTTTTAGTCATTTCTTGCCCTTGTGCTCTTGCGGTTTCGGTACCAATGAGTTTCTTTGGCGGGCTAGGGGGAGCATCTAAATTAGGTGTCTTAGTGAAAGGTGGAAATTATTTAGAGGCTCTTGCCAAGTTGGATACGGTCGTATTTGATAAGACGGGGACAATTACAAAAGGTATCTTTGCGGTAGATACCGTTGTCAACGCAGAAGGTATCGAGGATAATATTCTGTACCTCGCTGCCCATTTGGAAAGCTATTCCAATCATCCAATCGCAAACTCGATTCGAACAGCCTATGGACAGGAAGTGGACGAGAATAGGGTGAGTCAGATTACCGAGCTACCAGGGCAGGGCATGTCCGGTAGGATAGATGGCAGACAGCTCTATCTTGGGAATGCTAGATTAATGGAAGTTCAAGGGATTGCTTATCCAGCTATTGACAGCACAGGAACAGTTCTCTATTTGGCAGAGGACAGTCACTTTTTAGGCTATTTCCTTATCACAGACCAAGTGAAGGAGACGAGCATCGAGGCCTTGAAGGATTTACAGGCGGTCGGAATTAAAAAAACGGTTCTCCTTTCAGGTGATCGTCAGGCAGTGGTTGATGAATTTGCACAGCAATTTGCCTTCAATGATGCATTTGGAGATTGCTTGCCTCAGGATAAGGTGAGTACATTTGAGGAAATTCTGACTCAGTCTCAGCAGGCTGTTGCCTTTGTTGGAGATGGAGTGAATGATGCACCGGTTCTTGCTAGGGCAGATGTTGGTATTGCTATGGGAGGGCTAGGTTCGGACGCAGCCATTGAATCAGCAGATGTTGTACTGATGGATGATGACCTTGGAAAACTTCCTCAAGTCATTCGACTGGCTAAAAAGACAGTCAGAATAGCTCGGCAAAACATGACCTTGGCTATTGTAGTTAAACTAATTTTCTTGGTTCTAAGTGGATTGGGAATTTCTAATATGTGGGAGGCAATCTTTGCAGATGTTGGTGTAACGCTACTGGCAGTATGGAATGCATTGAGGACCTTGAGGATAGATACCTCCACTTTGTCAAAGTAA
- a CDS encoding ArsR/SmtB family transcription factor, with translation MSQCLTACNPDLIQGVHETEFDTVTLLNMSNFFKAISDPTRLRILQAVRQNPICVGDLAIALQMTKSAISHQLRYLRDCQLVKGEKKGKMTYYELADNHVASVLSLTLKHLKEEKHEERVCTSGN, from the coding sequence ATGTCACAGTGTTTAACAGCTTGTAATCCAGATTTAATTCAAGGGGTCCATGAGACGGAGTTTGATACCGTTACATTGCTAAATATGTCCAATTTTTTTAAGGCGATTTCTGATCCAACTCGTTTGCGGATTTTACAAGCAGTACGGCAAAATCCAATTTGTGTCGGAGACTTAGCGATTGCGTTACAGATGACCAAGTCTGCTATTTCTCACCAACTACGCTATCTGCGGGACTGCCAATTGGTCAAGGGGGAGAAAAAAGGAAAGATGACCTATTATGAACTTGCGGATAATCATGTCGCATCAGTCTTGTCTTTGACACTGAAGCATTTGAAGGAGGAAAAACATGAAGAAAGAGTATGTACTTCGGGGAATTGA